The following proteins are co-located in the Colletotrichum lupini chromosome 4, complete sequence genome:
- a CDS encoding ATP-dependent RNA helicase FAL1 has protein sequence MAEGSGIDRKAEERMEFSTSKEVTVHPTFESMSLKENLLRGIYAYGYESPSAVQSRAIVQVCKGRDTIAQAQSGTGKTATFSISMLQVIDTAVRETQALVLSPTRELATQIQSVVMALGDYMNVQCHACIGGTNVGEDIRKLDYGQHIVSGTPGRVADMIRRRHLRTRHIKMLVLDEADELLNRGFREQIYDVYRYLPPATQVVVVSATLPYDVLDMTTKFMTDPVRILVKRDELTLEGLKQYFIAVEKEDWKFDTLCDLYDTLTITQAVIFCNTRRKVDWLTDKMREANFTVSSMHGDMPQKERDSIMQDFRQGNSRVLISTDVWARGIDVQQVSLVINYDLPSNRENYIHRIGRSGRFGRKGVAINFVTSEDVRILRDIELYYSTQIDEMPMNVADLIS, from the exons ATGGCGGAAGGAAGCGGAATCGATCGCAAGGCGGAGGAGAGGATGGAGTTTTCGACCTCCAAGGAAGTGACGGTCCACCCGACCTTTGAGTCCATGTCCCTCAAGG AGAACCTCCTCCGCGGCATCTACGCTTATGGCTACGAATCCCCCTCGGCCGTGCAGTCCCGCGCCATTGTCCAGGTCTGCAAGGGTCGCGACACCATCGCCCAGGCTCAGTCCGGTACGGGTAAGACGGCCACCTTCTCGATCAGCATGCTCCAGGTTATCGATACGGCGGTGCGCGAGACCCAGGCCCTCGTCCTCTCTCCGACGCGCGAACTCGCGACCCAGATTCAGTCTGTCGTCATGGCTCTCGGCGACTACATGAACGTCCAGTGCCACGCCTGCATCGGTGGCACCAACGTGGGCGAGGATATCCGCAAGCTCGACTACGGCCAGCACATCGTCTCCGGCACCCCTGGCCGTGTCGCCGATATGATCCGTCGCCGTCATCTCCGTACACGCCACATCAAGATGCTCGTTCTCGACGAGGCCGACGAGCTTCTCAACCGCGGTTTCCGCGAGCAGATCTACGACGTCTACCGATACCTGCCCCCTGCGACGcaggtcgtcgtcgtcagcgCTACCCTCCCGTACGATGTACTCGACATGACGACCAAGTTTATGACCGATCCCGTTCGTATCCTGGTCAAGCGTGACGAGTTGACACTCGAAGGATTGAAGCAGTACTTCATCGCCGTCGAAAAGGAGGACTGGAAGTTTGATACCCTTTGCGATCTTTACGACACCCTGACCATTACCCAGGCCGTTATTTTCTGCAACACCCGCAGAAAGGTCGACTGGTTGACGGACAAGATGCGCGAGGCCAACTTCACCGTCAGCAGTATGCACGGCGACATGCCGCAAAAGGAGCGCGACAGCATTATGCAGGACTTCCGCCAGGGCAACAGCCGTGTGCTCATCTCTACCGATGTGTGGGCGCGTGGTATCGACGTGCAGCAGGTCAGTTTGGTCATCAACTACGACCTGCCAAGTAACCGTGAGAACTACATCCACCGTATCGGTCGCAGCGGTCGCTTTGGACGTAAGGGTGTTGCCATCAACTTCGTTACTAGCGAGGATGTGCGCATTCTGCGGGACATTGAGT TGTACTACTCTACCCAGATCGATGAGATGCCCATGAACGTGGCCGATCTCATCTCTTAA